In Ailuropoda melanoleuca isolate Jingjing chromosome 7, ASM200744v2, whole genome shotgun sequence, one genomic interval encodes:
- the LOC100476755 gene encoding acyl-coenzyme A amino acid N-acyltransferase 2, whose protein sequence is MFQLTATPASALADEPVHIRVSGLSPLQLVTLMASLKDEKGNVYRSKAFYKANEVGELDLTQAPAFGGDYVGVHPMGLFWSLKPQKAFGRLLKSDVMNSPFWVTLNLYDSVCMQDFITDEPMASQVVQRWFSAPGVQRVQIREGRVRGALFLPPGEGPFPGVIDLFGGRGGLIEFRASLLAAHGFAVLALAYFAYEDLPSSLQEIDLEYFEEAANLLLAHPKVQMPGIGVISVSKGAEIGLAMACFLKQVAATICINGTNAIYEFPLRYKDLVITPIPTFIERMQFHVSGAVSLRHYKGDPRDELNQQSVLPVEKAQGSILFVVGENDECFNSKEYAEQALRQLRSHGRNNGRMLAYPGAGHLIEPPYAPLCYASPTQSSSWPLLWGGDPAAHAAAQEHSWGEILKFLRQHLIQTRKKL, encoded by the exons ATGTTCCAGCTGACAGCCACCCCAGCAAGCGCCCTTGCAGATGAGCCCGTGCACATCCGAGTGTCAGGCCTGTCCCCGTTGCAGTTGGTGACCCTAATGGCATCTCTGAAGGATGAGAAGGGGAATGTGTACCGGTCCAAAGCCTTCTACAAGGCGAACGAGGTTGGTGAGCTGGACCTCACGCAGGCTCCTGCGTTTGGAGGCGACTACGTGGGGGTCCACCCCATGGGCCTCTTCTGGTCTCTGAAGCCCCAGAAGGCTTTCGGGAGGCTGCTTAAGAGCGATGTGATGAACAGCCCCTTCTGGGTTACTCTGAACCTATATGACTCAGTTTGTATGCAAGATTTCATCACAGACGAGCCCATGGCCAGCCAGGTGGTCCAGCGCTGGTTCTCAGCCCCTGGGGTACAGCGGGTGCAGATCCGAGAAGGTCGGGTGCGAGGAGCCCTTTTTCTGCCTCCAG GGGAAGGTCCTTTCCCAGGAGTCATTGATTTGTTTGGGGGCCGAGGGGGTCTGATTGAATTTCGGGCCAGTCTTTTGGCTGCTCACGGCTTTGCAGTGCTGGCCTTAGCATATTTTGCCTACGAAGACCTGCCCAGTTCACTGCAGGAGATCGACCTGGAATATTTTGAGGAAGCTGCAAACTTGCTACTAGCCCATCCCAAG GTCCAAATGCCAGGAATCGGAGTGATCTCGGTGAGCAAAGGTGCAGAGATCGGGCTGGCCATGGCCTGCTTCCTGAAGCAGGTGGCAGCCACCATCTGCATCAATGGGACCAATGCCATCTACGAATTTCCGCTCAGGTACAAAGATCTGGTTATAACGCCCATCCCCACGTTTATAGAGCGCATGCAGTTTCACGTCTCGGGGGCTGTGAGCCTCCGCCACTACAAGGGGGACCCCAGGGATGAACTGAATCAGCAAAGCGTGCTTCCTGTTGAAAAGGCCCAGGGTTCAATCCTTTTCGTTGTTGGAGAGAATGACGAATGCTTCAATAGCAAGGAGTATGCTGAGCAGGCCCTGCGCCAGCTGCGGAGCCATGGGAGAAACAACGGAAGGATGCTGGCGTACCCCGGGGCGGGCCATCTCATAGAGCCGCCCTATGCACCCCTGTGTTACGCGTCCCCAACCCAGAGCTCTTCTTGGCCCCTGCTCTGGGGAGGGGACCCTGCTGCTCACGCAGCAGCCCAGGAGCACTCCTGGGGAGAGATCCTGAAATTCCTCAGGCAACACCTTattcaaaccagaaaaaaactcTGA
- the LOC100476252 gene encoding bile acid-CoA:amino acid N-acyltransferase, translating to MIQLTATPASALIDEPVHIRATGLPPSHIVLLRASLEDEKGNLFHSLAYYKASEVGEVDLERDPSLGGDYVGVHPMGLFWSLKPEKLLMKLSKRDVMNSPFLVQIKLYDSNLLLTNIATTTPKVSLTLERWYRAPGVKRIQVREGRLRGALFLPPGEGRFPGVIDLFGGLGGLIEFRASLLASHGFVALALAYFNYEDLPPQPEKTELEYFEEAVNFLLRYPKVLGPGIGIVSISRGAEIGLSMAIHLKQVIATVLINGPNFVFSIPQVYRGQVSQPLTISPQLLSINALGLAEFQHTFEEARREASETSFFPVEKAQGHFLFVVGEDDKNFNSKAFAEQATEQLRRYGKNNWTLLSYPGAGHLLEPPYSPLCCASEISNLHLFTHWGGEVIPHAAAQEHSWKEIQKFLRKHLVPVVTSQL from the exons ATGATTCAGCTGACAGCTACCCCTGCAAGCGCACTTATCGATGAGCCAGTGCATATCCGAGCTACTGGCCTGCCGCCTTCCCATATAGTGCTTCTTCGGGCATCACTGGAAGATGAGAAGGGGAACCTGTTTCATTCTCTAGCCTACTATAAGGCCAGTGAAGTTGGTGAGGTAGATCTGGAGAGGGACCCTTCACTGGGCGGGGACTATGTAGGAGTCCACCCTATGGGTCTCTTCTGGTCCCTGAAACCTGAAAAACTCTTAATGAAATTGTCAAAAAGAGATGTGATGAATAGCCCCTTCCTGGtccaaataaaactttatgaTTCGAATTTACTTTTAACCAACATCGCCACCACTACTCCAAAAGTCAGCCTGACCTTGGAGAGGTGGTACAGGGCACCGGGTGTCAAACGGATCCAAGTTCGAGAAGGCCGCCTCCGGGGagccctctttctccctcctg gagaGGGACGTTTCCCAGGGGTAATTGACTTGTTCGGTGGTCTCGGTGGACTGATTGAATTCCGGGCCAGTCTCCTGGCCAGTCATGGCTTTGTGGCCTTGGCCTTGGCTTACTTTAACTATGAAGATCTGCCTCCCCAACCAGAAAAGACAGAATTAGAATACTTTGAGGAAGCTGTCAACTTTCTCCTGAGATATCCTAAG gTCCTCGGCCCAGGCATTGGGATAGTTTCCATAAGCAGAGGTGCAGAGATTGGACTCTCCATGGCTATTCACCTAAAACAAGTCATAGCCACTGTGCTTATTAATGGGCCCAACTTTGTATTTAGCATTCCACAGGTATATCGCGGTCAGGTAAGTCAGCCCCTGACCATCTCTCCACAACTGCTATCCATCAATGCCTTAGGGTTAGCAGAGTTCCAGCACACCTTTGAGGAAGCTCGACGTGAAGCCAGTGAGACTTCTTTCTTCCCCGTTGAAAAGGCCCAGGGACATTTCCTTTTCGTTGTGGGAGAAGATGATAAGAATTTCAACAGCAAAGCATTTGCTGAGCAAGCCACAGAACAGTTGAGAAGATATGGGAAGAACAACTGGACCCTGCTATCTTACCCTGGGGCGGGCCACCTGTTAGAGCCTCCCTATTCCCCACTGTGCTGTGCCTCAGAGATCTCCAATCTCCACCTATTCACGCACTGGGGTGGAGAGGTGATCCCACATGCTGCTGCCCAGGAGCATTCTTGGAAGGAGATCCAGAAGTTCCTCAGGAAGCACCTTGTTCCAGTTGTGACCAGTCAACTCTGA